From the Candidatus Cloacimonadota bacterium genome, one window contains:
- a CDS encoding DUF5706 domain-containing protein, with translation MENPREDLVTADQLEKINAGMKQMVQFGDSKNGVLLGVNIAILYNVTIKVLSFQNILNAAISGLALLCFAISTLILLWSIFPKLKFSQRVNPLFFGSVAQMDRDSYQQLGSRLTQEELARHYLEQIHTNSQIAARKFREFKWAVLFAIFSYMAFAALLLIGV, from the coding sequence ATGGAAAACCCCAGGGAAGATCTGGTCACCGCGGACCAACTGGAAAAGATCAACGCGGGCATGAAGCAGATGGTGCAGTTCGGAGATTCCAAAAACGGAGTGCTGCTGGGCGTGAACATCGCGATCCTCTATAACGTGACGATCAAAGTGCTGTCCTTCCAAAATATCCTCAACGCGGCGATCTCCGGCCTGGCGCTGCTGTGCTTCGCCATATCGACGCTGATCCTGCTCTGGTCGATCTTTCCGAAGCTGAAGTTCTCCCAGCGGGTCAATCCGCTCTTCTTCGGCTCGGTGGCGCAAATGGACCGGGACAGTTATCAGCAGCTTGGCTCCCGGCTGACGCAGGAGGAGCTGGCGCGCCACTACTTGGAGCAGATCCACACCAATTCCCAGATCGCGGCGAGGAAATTCCGGGAGTTCAAATGGGCCGTGCTGTTCGCGATCTTTTCCTACATGGCCTTCGCGGCGCTGCTGCTCATCGGCGTTTGA